A region from the Arthrobacter gengyunqii genome encodes:
- a CDS encoding glucose-6-phosphate dehydrogenase assembly protein OpcA translates to MIVDLPDTTTSKVSKEIVAMREKGGVVTLGRVLTLVVDTEPDFVEEAIAAANEASREHPCRIIVLAGGSADDETRLNAEIRVGGDAGASEVIVLYRHGELAGESVSLVSALLLPDAPIVVWWPHGVPENPAQTPLGCIAHRRITDAATEADPKKALLGLGEAYADGDTDLSWTRLTNWRIQLAAVLDGAGTDPVTGVAVAGASDSASTFLLAAWLKHALRVPVKIIEGEAGTGIRSVVFERDGGNVELLRPDQITAYLTQPGQPEQQISLPRRNLRDCLAEELRRLDPDEVYGEVLTQGLAACLSQEGATA, encoded by the coding sequence GTGATTGTAGATCTGCCGGACACAACAACGTCCAAGGTATCCAAAGAGATTGTGGCCATGCGGGAAAAGGGCGGCGTGGTTACCCTCGGGCGCGTCCTGACGCTGGTGGTGGACACCGAGCCCGATTTCGTCGAGGAAGCCATTGCCGCTGCCAACGAGGCCAGCCGGGAGCACCCCTGCCGCATCATCGTGCTGGCCGGCGGTTCGGCCGACGACGAAACCCGGTTGAACGCCGAGATCCGCGTGGGCGGTGACGCCGGCGCCTCAGAGGTGATTGTCCTGTACCGGCACGGCGAGCTCGCCGGGGAAAGCGTGTCGCTCGTCTCGGCGCTCCTCCTGCCCGATGCACCCATTGTGGTGTGGTGGCCCCACGGCGTACCCGAGAACCCGGCGCAGACTCCGCTGGGCTGCATCGCCCATCGCCGCATCACCGACGCCGCCACCGAGGCCGACCCCAAAAAGGCACTGCTGGGGCTGGGCGAGGCGTACGCCGACGGTGACACGGACCTCAGCTGGACCCGGCTGACCAACTGGCGGATTCAGCTGGCGGCGGTGCTCGACGGGGCCGGCACCGACCCCGTGACCGGTGTTGCGGTGGCGGGTGCCTCAGACTCGGCCAGCACCTTCCTGCTGGCCGCGTGGCTCAAACATGCCCTCCGGGTCCCGGTGAAGATCATCGAGGGCGAAGCGGGCACCGGTATCCGCTCCGTTGTCTTCGAGCGCGACGGCGGCAACGTGGAACTTTTGCGTCCGGACCAGATCACGGCCTATCTGACCCAGCCCGGCCAGCCGGAGCAGCAGATATCGCTGCCGCGCCGGAACCTGCGCGACTGCCTGGCGGAGGAGCTCCGCCGGCTCGATCCGGACGAGGTTTACGGCGAAGTACTGACACAGGGACTGGCAGCCTGCCTATCCCAAGAAGGGGCAACCGCATGA
- a CDS encoding superoxide dismutase, with protein MNEYTLPELPYDYAALEPNISARIMELHHDKHHATYVAGANTALAQMAEAREKGDFATIPKLSKDLAFHVGGHVNHSIFWNNLSPEGGDKPVGELAAAIDDFFGSFDAFRGQFTAAASSLQGSGWALLAYEPLGKNLVIEQLYDQQGNVPVGTIPLLMLDMWEHAFYLDYVNVKADYVKAFWNIVNWADVATRFEAARSGAHSLVLPA; from the coding sequence GTGAACGAATACACACTGCCGGAACTGCCCTACGATTACGCTGCACTCGAGCCGAACATCTCGGCCCGGATCATGGAGCTGCACCACGACAAGCACCATGCAACGTACGTCGCCGGTGCCAACACGGCCCTGGCCCAGATGGCGGAAGCACGGGAAAAGGGCGACTTCGCCACCATCCCGAAGCTCTCCAAGGACCTGGCCTTCCACGTTGGCGGCCACGTCAACCACAGCATCTTCTGGAACAACCTCTCTCCCGAAGGCGGAGACAAGCCGGTTGGCGAGCTGGCGGCAGCCATTGATGATTTCTTCGGCTCCTTCGACGCTTTCCGCGGACAGTTCACTGCCGCAGCCTCCTCGCTGCAGGGTTCAGGCTGGGCTCTCCTGGCGTACGAACCGCTGGGCAAGAACCTTGTCATCGAGCAGCTTTACGATCAGCAGGGCAACGTACCCGTGGGCACCATCCCGCTGCTGATGCTGGACATGTGGGAGCACGCCTTCTACCTGGACTACGTCAACGTCAAGGCCGACTACGTCAAGGCCTTCTGGAACATCGTCAACTGGGCGGATGTCGCCACCCGGTTCGAAGCAGCACGCAGCGGTGCCCACTCGCTGGTTCTCCCCGCCTAA
- the uvrC gene encoding excinuclease ABC subunit UvrC, with protein MADPATYRPKTGEIPTAPGVYRFRDEHGRVVYVGKAKNLRSRLNSYFANPRGLLPKTRAMVHTAASVEWTVVGTELEALQLEYTWIKEFNPRFNIMFRDDKSYPYLAVTMGEKYPRAQVMRGDRRKDTRYFGPFYPAKAIRETLDTLLRVFPVRTCSSGVFKRAERTGRPCLLGYIDKCSAPCVGRISAEDHRKLAAELCDFMSGDSKRFISSLEKEMQAAVAELDYESAARLRDDISALRKVFERNNVVLSEDTDADIFALEEDELEASAQVFHVRGGRIRGQRGWVVEKVEDNDTADLVEHLIQQVYGEANSTDRIPRQVLVPVLPPNADELAEWLGGLRGAKVDIRVPQRGDKKALMETVARNAADALRLHKSRRAGDITTRSAALQELQEALDLPVALLRIECYDISHVSGTNVVASMVVAEDGLPKKSDYRKFSITGDAARDDTSAMYNVISRRFRNYLAENADPAADPDASAGAATAVPEGLPADRTGTDVQPLTDTLTAAPRTKFAYPPNLVVVDGGQPQVAAASRALADLGITDIFVVGLAKRLEEVWLPDSDFPVILPRASEALFLLQRIRDEAHRFAITFHRQKRAKSMTASLLDEISGLGPAKRAALLKEFGSVKKLRAASPEDLQRVPGIGPALAASVHAQLGAKGSEPAAPAVNMTTGEIIET; from the coding sequence GTGGCAGATCCAGCAACATACCGGCCGAAAACAGGGGAAATCCCCACCGCTCCAGGTGTCTACCGTTTCCGTGACGAGCACGGCAGGGTCGTCTATGTCGGGAAGGCCAAAAACCTCCGCTCCCGCCTGAACTCCTACTTCGCCAACCCCCGCGGTTTGCTGCCCAAGACCCGGGCCATGGTCCACACCGCAGCGAGCGTGGAATGGACGGTGGTGGGCACCGAGCTTGAAGCACTGCAGCTGGAATACACCTGGATCAAGGAATTCAATCCCCGGTTCAACATCATGTTCCGGGACGACAAGTCCTACCCGTACCTGGCCGTCACCATGGGGGAGAAGTATCCCCGCGCCCAGGTCATGCGCGGTGACCGGCGGAAAGATACCCGCTACTTCGGGCCGTTCTATCCGGCCAAGGCCATCAGGGAAACCCTGGACACCCTGCTGCGGGTTTTCCCCGTCCGCACCTGCAGTTCCGGCGTCTTCAAGCGTGCCGAACGCACGGGGCGGCCCTGCCTGCTCGGGTACATCGACAAATGCTCGGCGCCCTGCGTGGGACGCATCAGCGCCGAGGATCACCGCAAGCTGGCCGCAGAACTGTGCGACTTCATGTCCGGAGACAGCAAACGGTTCATTTCCTCCCTGGAAAAGGAGATGCAGGCCGCCGTTGCAGAGCTGGATTACGAATCCGCGGCCCGGCTCCGCGACGACATTTCCGCCCTGCGGAAGGTCTTTGAACGCAACAACGTGGTGCTCAGCGAAGACACCGACGCTGACATCTTCGCACTCGAAGAGGATGAGCTTGAGGCTTCCGCGCAGGTCTTCCACGTCCGCGGCGGCCGCATCCGCGGCCAGCGCGGCTGGGTGGTGGAGAAGGTCGAGGACAATGACACCGCGGACCTGGTGGAACACCTGATCCAGCAGGTCTACGGCGAAGCCAATTCCACCGACCGCATTCCCCGGCAGGTCCTCGTGCCGGTGCTGCCGCCCAACGCTGATGAACTGGCCGAGTGGCTGGGCGGGCTGCGGGGGGCGAAGGTTGACATCCGCGTTCCCCAGCGCGGGGACAAGAAGGCCCTGATGGAAACCGTGGCCCGCAACGCCGCTGATGCCCTGCGCCTGCACAAGAGCCGCCGCGCCGGAGACATCACCACGCGGTCCGCCGCCCTGCAGGAGCTGCAGGAAGCCCTGGACCTTCCGGTGGCCCTGCTGCGCATCGAGTGCTACGACATTTCCCACGTCTCAGGCACCAACGTGGTGGCCTCGATGGTGGTGGCCGAGGACGGGCTCCCGAAGAAATCCGATTACCGCAAGTTCTCCATCACCGGTGATGCGGCGCGGGACGACACCTCGGCCATGTACAACGTCATCTCCCGGCGCTTCCGCAACTACCTCGCGGAGAACGCTGACCCTGCCGCTGACCCCGATGCCTCAGCCGGAGCCGCTACCGCAGTGCCGGAGGGCCTGCCCGCCGACCGCACCGGAACCGATGTCCAGCCCCTGACGGACACCCTCACCGCGGCGCCCCGAACCAAGTTCGCCTATCCGCCCAACCTGGTGGTGGTCGACGGCGGCCAGCCCCAGGTGGCTGCGGCCTCCCGCGCGCTGGCGGACCTTGGCATCACGGACATCTTCGTGGTGGGCCTGGCCAAGCGCCTGGAGGAGGTCTGGCTGCCGGACAGCGATTTCCCGGTCATCCTCCCGCGCGCATCCGAAGCGCTCTTCCTCCTCCAGCGAATCCGCGATGAGGCCCACCGTTTTGCCATCACCTTCCACCGGCAGAAACGGGCCAAGTCCATGACAGCTTCCCTGCTGGATGAAATTTCCGGCCTGGGGCCGGCCAAGCGCGCTGCCCTGCTCAAGGAATTCGGATCGGTCAAGAAGCTCCGGGCTGCCTCCCCGGAGGACCTGCAGCGCGTGCCCGGAATCGGGCCCGCACTTGCCGCGTCGGTGCACGCACAGCTCGGGGCGAAGGGTTCGGAACCAGCCGCACCGGCCGTCAACATGACCACCGGCGAAATCATCGAAACTTAG
- the pgl gene encoding 6-phosphogluconolactonase yields the protein MHSPNGVSIHPDVQALTAATAGRLITKLVDVQSRRGVATVVLTGGTVGIAVLDAVATAPARGAVDWSRVNFWWGDERFLAADSRDRNAVQADDALLSRLPVDPARVHPIPASDEVDSVEEAAAAYARALAEAAADEKLAPGFESVDDRLPRFDVLLLGVGPDAHIASLFPEMAGVRSVGETVVSVSNAPKPPPERVSLSMEAINTAEEVWLTVAGEDKAGAVGLALAGAGFVQVPAAGARGRTKTRWLIDQSAASQLPERLLDPEGTGAAAD from the coding sequence ATGCATTCTCCCAACGGCGTGAGCATTCACCCGGACGTGCAGGCCTTGACCGCCGCAACAGCCGGCCGCCTGATTACCAAGCTGGTGGACGTGCAGAGCCGGCGCGGGGTCGCCACCGTGGTGCTTACCGGCGGGACGGTGGGGATTGCCGTGCTCGACGCCGTCGCCACGGCTCCTGCGCGCGGCGCCGTGGACTGGTCGCGGGTGAACTTCTGGTGGGGGGATGAGCGGTTCCTAGCCGCCGACTCCCGCGACCGCAACGCCGTCCAGGCCGACGATGCGCTGCTTTCCCGGCTTCCCGTTGATCCCGCCCGGGTCCATCCCATTCCGGCGTCCGACGAGGTGGATTCCGTCGAGGAAGCCGCTGCTGCCTACGCCCGGGCCCTGGCGGAGGCAGCGGCGGACGAGAAGCTTGCTCCCGGGTTCGAGTCGGTCGATGACCGGCTCCCCCGCTTTGATGTGCTCCTGCTCGGTGTTGGCCCCGACGCCCACATCGCATCGCTGTTTCCCGAAATGGCCGGCGTGCGGTCGGTGGGGGAAACCGTCGTCTCCGTTTCCAATGCACCCAAGCCTCCACCCGAGCGGGTGTCCCTGAGCATGGAAGCGATCAACACCGCCGAAGAAGTGTGGCTGACCGTTGCCGGCGAGGACAAGGCCGGGGCCGTGGGCCTGGCGCTGGCCGGTGCCGGGTTCGTCCAGGTTCCCGCTGCCGGCGCACGGGGACGCACCAAGACCCGCTGGCTGATCGACCAGTCCGCAGCTTCGCAGCTGCCCGAGCGGCTGCTGGACCCGGAAGGCACCGGCGCCGCCGCGGACTAA
- the gap gene encoding type I glyceraldehyde-3-phosphate dehydrogenase: MTTRVGINGFGRIGRNYFRAALEQNADLDIVAVNDLTSPETLAHLLKYDSVTGRIGADVEVRNGDLVVGGKTIKVLAERDPSNLPWKDLGVDVVIESTGFFTKAEDAKKHLDAGAKKVLISAPGKGADRTIVMGVNDSEYNPATDNIVSNASCTTNCLAPLAKVINDAFGIERGLMTTVHAYTADQNLQDGPHRDLRRARAAALNIVPTTTGAAKAIGLVIPELDGKLDGFALRVPVPTGSVTDLTVTLAKEASVEQINDAYKAASDGALNGYLRYTDEPLVSSDIVTDPASCIFDSGLTRVMGNQIKVVGWYDNEWGYSCRLVDLTKLVASTL; this comes from the coding sequence GTGACTACTCGTGTTGGAATCAACGGCTTCGGACGCATCGGACGAAACTACTTCCGCGCAGCACTGGAGCAGAACGCGGACCTCGACATTGTCGCCGTCAACGACCTCACCAGCCCCGAAACCCTGGCCCACCTCCTGAAGTACGACTCCGTGACCGGCCGGATCGGCGCTGACGTGGAAGTACGCAACGGAGACCTGGTGGTGGGCGGCAAGACCATCAAGGTCCTGGCCGAACGGGATCCTTCAAACCTTCCCTGGAAGGACCTCGGTGTAGACGTCGTCATCGAGTCCACCGGGTTCTTCACCAAGGCGGAGGACGCCAAGAAGCACCTCGATGCCGGTGCCAAGAAGGTGCTGATTTCCGCCCCCGGAAAGGGTGCCGACCGCACCATCGTGATGGGGGTCAATGACTCCGAATACAATCCGGCGACCGACAACATCGTGTCCAATGCTTCCTGCACCACCAACTGCCTGGCACCGCTGGCCAAGGTCATCAACGATGCGTTCGGGATCGAACGCGGACTCATGACCACCGTCCACGCCTACACCGCCGACCAGAACCTGCAGGACGGCCCGCACCGGGACCTGCGCAGGGCCCGTGCCGCCGCGCTGAACATCGTGCCGACGACCACCGGTGCCGCCAAGGCGATCGGGCTCGTCATTCCGGAGCTCGACGGCAAGCTGGATGGCTTTGCCCTGCGCGTTCCCGTTCCCACCGGATCGGTCACCGACCTCACGGTGACCCTGGCGAAAGAGGCCAGCGTCGAGCAGATCAACGACGCGTACAAGGCCGCCAGCGACGGAGCACTGAACGGCTACCTCCGATACACCGACGAGCCGCTCGTGTCCTCGGACATCGTCACGGATCCGGCGTCGTGCATCTTTGACTCGGGCCTTACGCGAGTCATGGGCAATCAGATCAAGGTTGTCGGCTGGTATGACAACGAGTGGGGCTATTCCTGCCGCCTGGTGGATCTGACCAAACTGGTCGCCTCCACGCTCTGA
- the rapZ gene encoding RNase adapter RapZ: MTQEDALTPVKPAESELLVVTGMSGAGRSTAANALEDHGWYVVENLPPLMLATLTELVSRMPHSIPRLAVVIDVRSKELFQDIREALSGLRAAGVSYRLLFLDAEDETLVRRFEQGRRPHPLQEDGSILDGIAEERDVLKELRASSDVVVDTSKLNVHALATTITELFTESGPIVLRLNVMSFGFKYGLPVDANYVADVRFIPNPHWVPQLRPHTGLDTDVRDYVLDAHGTRDFLDRYVEALAPVIDGYRRENKHYATIAVGCTGGKHRSVAVTEELAKRLAQLPHVTVSAHHRDLGRE; encoded by the coding sequence ATGACGCAAGAGGACGCGCTGACCCCGGTCAAGCCCGCCGAATCGGAGTTGCTGGTGGTTACCGGCATGTCCGGTGCCGGACGCAGCACGGCCGCCAACGCGCTGGAGGACCACGGCTGGTACGTGGTGGAGAATCTGCCGCCGCTGATGCTGGCAACCCTCACCGAGCTGGTTTCCCGCATGCCGCATTCGATCCCCAGGCTGGCCGTGGTCATCGATGTGCGCAGCAAGGAATTGTTCCAGGACATCAGGGAAGCCCTGAGCGGGCTCCGCGCCGCAGGCGTTTCTTACCGCCTCCTGTTCCTCGACGCCGAAGATGAAACCCTGGTGCGGCGTTTCGAGCAGGGGCGCCGTCCGCATCCCCTGCAGGAAGACGGCAGCATTCTCGACGGCATCGCCGAGGAACGGGACGTGTTGAAGGAACTGCGCGCCTCGTCCGACGTCGTCGTCGACACCTCCAAACTCAACGTCCACGCCCTGGCCACCACCATCACCGAACTGTTCACAGAATCCGGTCCGATTGTGCTGCGGCTGAACGTCATGAGTTTCGGCTTCAAATACGGGCTGCCGGTGGACGCCAACTACGTGGCTGACGTCCGGTTCATTCCCAATCCGCACTGGGTGCCGCAGCTGCGTCCCCACACCGGCCTGGACACCGACGTGCGGGACTATGTCCTGGACGCCCACGGAACACGCGACTTCCTTGACCGCTATGTCGAGGCACTCGCACCGGTTATCGACGGATACCGCCGCGAGAACAAGCACTACGCCACCATCGCCGTGGGCTGCACCGGCGGCAAGCACCGGTCCGTTGCCGTGACGGAGGAACTGGCCAAGCGCCTGGCACAGCTGCCGCACGTCACGGTCAGCGCCCACCACCGCGACCTCGGGCGGGAATAG
- the whiA gene encoding DNA-binding protein WhiA: protein MALTAAVKEELSRLDVKKSSVRKAEVSALLRFAGGLHIISGRIVIEAEVDLASTARRLRAAIAEVYGHASDIIVVSGGGLRRGNRYVVRVVKDGESLARQTGLLDARGRPVRGLPSVVVNGSAADAEAVWRGAFLAHGSLTEPGRSSSLEVTCPGPEAALALVGAARRIGIAAKAREVRGIDRVVIRDGDTIAALLTRMGAHDALMVWEERRMRKEVRATANRLANFDDANLRRSAQAAVAAGARVDRALDILGDDVPDHLRYAGELRVAHKQASLDELGHLADPPMTKDAIAGRIRRLLAMADKRAAELGIPGTEANVTPEMLDE from the coding sequence GTGGCGTTGACCGCAGCAGTAAAAGAGGAACTTTCACGTCTGGACGTGAAAAAGTCCTCAGTCCGCAAAGCGGAAGTATCGGCCTTGCTGCGATTCGCCGGAGGATTGCACATCATCTCCGGCCGCATTGTGATTGAAGCTGAAGTGGACCTGGCGTCCACTGCCCGGCGCCTTCGTGCCGCGATCGCCGAGGTGTACGGGCATGCCTCAGACATCATCGTGGTGTCCGGCGGCGGCCTGCGCCGCGGCAACCGCTACGTGGTGCGCGTGGTGAAGGACGGCGAATCCCTGGCGCGCCAGACCGGACTGCTGGACGCCCGCGGGCGGCCGGTCCGGGGTCTGCCCTCCGTGGTGGTCAACGGCTCCGCCGCCGACGCCGAGGCGGTGTGGCGCGGCGCCTTCCTGGCCCACGGCTCCCTGACCGAGCCGGGCCGCTCCTCATCGCTGGAGGTCACCTGCCCCGGCCCGGAGGCAGCCTTGGCACTGGTGGGGGCCGCACGCCGGATCGGCATTGCCGCCAAGGCACGTGAAGTGCGCGGCATCGACCGCGTGGTCATCCGGGACGGTGACACCATCGCAGCACTCCTCACCCGCATGGGCGCCCATGACGCCCTCATGGTCTGGGAAGAACGCCGCATGCGCAAGGAAGTGCGGGCCACCGCAAACAGGCTGGCGAACTTCGACGACGCCAACCTGCGCCGTTCAGCGCAGGCCGCCGTCGCCGCCGGTGCGCGGGTGGACCGCGCACTCGACATCCTGGGCGACGATGTTCCGGACCATCTGCGCTACGCCGGCGAACTGCGCGTGGCGCACAAACAGGCATCTCTGGATGAGTTGGGGCACCTGGCCGATCCGCCCATGACCAAGGACGCCATTGCGGGCCGGATCCGTCGTCTGCTGGCCATGGCGGACAAGCGTGCCGCGGAGCTGGGCATCCCCGGCACTGAGGCCAATGTGACTCCTGAGATGCTTGACGAGTAG
- the tpiA gene encoding triose-phosphate isomerase, translating into MTTSTNGKFDRTPLIAGNWKMNMDHVQGITLLQKLAWTLKDAQHDYNRVEVAIFPPFTDLRSVQTLIKGDKLDVEYGAQDLSPKDSGAYTGDISGQFLSKLGCKYVLVGHSERRTVHGESDELLNEKLKAAYRNELVPVLCVGEGLEVRQSGKHVAHTLEQVRSDLAGLDAEQVSALVIAYEPIWAIGTGEVAGPADAQEMCSAIRAEIADLYDDSVAAKTRLLYGGSVKAQNAASILKERDVDGVLVGGASLDVTEFANIVRFEHHLVTD; encoded by the coding sequence ATGACTACCTCGACCAACGGCAAGTTTGATCGGACACCGCTGATCGCGGGCAACTGGAAGATGAACATGGACCATGTCCAGGGCATCACCCTGTTGCAGAAGCTTGCCTGGACCCTGAAGGACGCCCAGCACGACTACAACCGTGTGGAGGTGGCAATCTTCCCGCCGTTCACCGACCTGCGCAGCGTGCAGACCCTGATCAAGGGCGACAAGCTCGACGTCGAATACGGCGCGCAGGACCTCTCGCCCAAGGACTCCGGCGCGTACACCGGTGACATCTCCGGACAGTTCCTGTCCAAGCTGGGCTGCAAGTACGTCCTGGTGGGCCACAGTGAACGCCGGACAGTGCACGGGGAATCCGATGAGCTGCTCAACGAGAAGCTGAAGGCCGCGTACCGCAATGAGCTGGTTCCGGTGCTCTGTGTCGGTGAAGGACTGGAAGTCCGCCAGTCCGGCAAGCACGTGGCACACACCCTGGAACAGGTCCGCAGCGACCTCGCCGGTCTTGATGCCGAGCAGGTCTCCGCACTGGTCATTGCCTACGAGCCCATCTGGGCCATTGGCACCGGAGAGGTTGCCGGACCCGCGGACGCCCAGGAAATGTGCTCCGCCATCCGCGCCGAAATCGCCGACCTGTATGACGACTCCGTGGCCGCCAAGACCCGGCTGCTGTACGGCGGCTCCGTTAAGGCGCAGAATGCGGCCAGCATTCTGAAGGAACGCGATGTGGACGGCGTACTTGTTGGGGGCGCCAGTTTGGATGTGACCGAATTTGCTAATATTGTCAGGTTCGAACATCATCTGGTGACCGACTGA
- a CDS encoding phosphoglycerate kinase has translation MTVKTLEELIIDGVDGRYVLVRSDLNVPLDNGTVADDGRIRASIPTLQKLVDHGAKVIVMAHLGRPKGTPDEKYSLQPAADRLDELAPFAVEFAADVVGDSAHELAGSLAAGSVLVLQNIRFDPRETSKNDDERLSLARELAGLTGDNGAYVDDAFGAVHRKHASVYDIAGILPAYEGDLVHTEVEVLKRLTEHPEQPYVVVLGGSKVSDKLAVIENLMERADYLLVGGGMVFTFLAAQGYNVGASLLEADQIEKVKGYLSRAKEVGCEFVLPTDIVVADKFAADADVDVVPADAMESSRFGASGIGLDIGPDSAGAFAEKIGAGRTIFWNGPMGVFEFDAFANGTRTIAQALKDSSGFSVVGGGDSASAVRKLGFSDSDFGHISTGGGASLEYLEGKKLPGLTVLNQ, from the coding sequence ATGACAGTCAAGACTCTTGAAGAACTGATCATCGACGGCGTCGATGGTCGGTATGTGCTGGTCCGCTCGGACCTGAATGTGCCGCTGGACAACGGCACTGTGGCCGACGACGGGCGCATCCGTGCGTCCATCCCGACCCTTCAGAAACTGGTGGATCACGGTGCCAAGGTGATCGTCATGGCGCACCTGGGACGGCCCAAGGGCACCCCGGACGAGAAGTACTCGCTGCAGCCCGCCGCGGACCGGCTGGACGAACTTGCACCGTTTGCGGTCGAGTTCGCCGCCGACGTGGTGGGGGACAGCGCGCACGAACTGGCAGGATCCCTGGCCGCCGGTTCCGTCCTGGTGCTGCAGAACATCCGTTTCGACCCCCGCGAGACATCCAAGAATGACGACGAGCGCCTCTCGCTGGCGCGCGAACTCGCCGGCCTCACGGGGGACAACGGGGCCTACGTTGACGACGCCTTCGGTGCCGTGCACCGCAAGCACGCCAGCGTGTACGACATCGCCGGGATCCTCCCCGCCTACGAGGGTGACCTGGTGCACACCGAGGTGGAGGTGCTCAAGCGCCTGACCGAGCACCCTGAGCAGCCGTACGTCGTTGTTCTCGGCGGTTCCAAGGTGTCGGACAAGCTTGCCGTGATTGAAAACCTCATGGAACGCGCCGACTATCTGCTGGTTGGCGGCGGAATGGTGTTCACCTTCCTGGCCGCCCAGGGATACAACGTTGGGGCGTCGCTGCTTGAGGCAGACCAGATCGAGAAGGTGAAGGGCTACCTCAGCCGGGCCAAGGAAGTGGGATGCGAATTCGTGCTTCCCACCGACATCGTGGTGGCGGACAAGTTCGCCGCCGACGCCGACGTTGACGTTGTTCCGGCTGACGCCATGGAGAGCAGCCGGTTCGGTGCCTCCGGCATCGGTCTGGACATCGGCCCAGACTCAGCCGGAGCCTTTGCCGAAAAGATCGGTGCCGGCCGGACCATTTTCTGGAACGGTCCCATGGGCGTGTTTGAATTTGATGCGTTTGCCAACGGCACCCGCACCATCGCCCAGGCACTGAAGGATTCGTCCGGCTTCTCCGTGGTGGGCGGCGGCGACTCCGCATCGGCTGTCCGGAAGCTCGGGTTCAGCGACAGCGACTTCGGGCACATCTCCACCGGCGGCGGCGCCTCCCTGGAATACCTCGAAGGCAAGAAGCTGCCGGGCCTCACCGTCCTGAACCAGTAA
- a CDS encoding gluconeogenesis factor YvcK family protein, with amino-acid sequence MNFLTGALPIIPQPSSDRGTGGSDGSRAVVALGGGHGLSASLSALRLLTTDLTAVVTVADDGGSSGRLREELGVLPPGDLRMALAALCDDTDWGRTWRDVMQHRFQSRPGVTGSLDNHALGNLLIVTLWELLGDPVAGLQWAGALLGARGQVLPMSTQPLTIEGDVQRRPEHGGGLELVTGQARLATAGVHGKVSEVRLTPADAPACPEALTAVERADWVILGPGSWYTSVLPHLMLPDLRDALCRSSAKVCLTMNLSNETKETTGMSALDHLAEIRRYAPELKVDAVLADPDVIEDPEAFSAAVAGMGGRPVFGKVGAATGRPIHDPLRLATAYHDIFGEN; translated from the coding sequence ATGAATTTCCTGACAGGTGCCCTGCCCATCATTCCCCAGCCCTCCAGCGACCGGGGGACGGGCGGCTCCGACGGCTCCCGGGCCGTCGTGGCGCTGGGCGGGGGACACGGGCTCTCCGCGTCGCTTTCCGCCCTGCGGCTGCTGACCACGGATCTGACGGCGGTTGTCACGGTGGCCGACGACGGCGGTTCCTCCGGCCGCCTGCGCGAGGAACTGGGCGTGCTCCCGCCCGGCGACCTGCGCATGGCCCTGGCGGCGCTGTGCGACGACACTGACTGGGGCCGCACCTGGCGGGATGTCATGCAGCACCGCTTCCAGTCCCGCCCCGGCGTGACCGGCTCGCTGGACAACCACGCACTGGGAAACCTGTTGATTGTGACCCTGTGGGAACTGCTGGGGGACCCGGTGGCCGGACTGCAGTGGGCCGGAGCCCTGCTCGGTGCCCGGGGACAGGTCCTGCCGATGTCCACCCAGCCGCTCACCATTGAAGGCGATGTGCAGCGCCGCCCGGAACACGGCGGGGGGCTGGAGCTCGTCACCGGACAGGCACGGCTGGCCACTGCCGGAGTCCACGGCAAGGTCAGCGAAGTGCGGCTGACGCCCGCCGATGCCCCGGCCTGTCCGGAAGCACTGACGGCCGTTGAGCGTGCGGACTGGGTCATCCTGGGCCCCGGCTCCTGGTACACCTCGGTGCTTCCGCATCTGATGCTCCCGGACCTGCGGGACGCCCTTTGCCGGAGCAGCGCGAAAGTGTGCCTGACCATGAACCTCAGCAACGAGACCAAGGAAACCACCGGGATGTCCGCGCTGGACCATCTGGCGGAAATTCGGCGGTACGCACCCGAACTGAAGGTGGACGCAGTGCTGGCGGATCCCGACGTCATCGAGGACCCCGAGGCCTTCAGCGCCGCCGTCGCCGGCATGGGGGGACGGCCTGTCTTCGGTAAGGTGGGGGCAGCGACGGGGCGGCCGATCCATGATCCGCTGCGCCTGGCAACCGCGTACCACGATATCTTTGGGGAGAACTAG
- the secG gene encoding preprotein translocase subunit SecG — MEILKIVLLVLLAITSLLLTLLILLHKGRGGGMSDMFGGGMTSSMGSSGVAERNLNRFTVALGLSWGLVIVALGLIQRFSGEA; from the coding sequence GTGGAAATTCTGAAGATTGTCCTGCTGGTTCTTCTTGCCATCACCAGCCTGCTGCTGACGCTGCTCATCCTGCTGCATAAGGGACGCGGCGGCGGTATGTCGGACATGTTCGGCGGCGGCATGACGTCCAGCATGGGCTCCTCCGGTGTGGCCGAACGCAACCTGAACCGCTTTACCGTGGCCCTCGGGCTGTCCTGGGGCCTGGTCATCGTCGCGCTGGGCCTGATTCAGCGCTTCTCCGGCGAAGCCTGA